A stretch of Brassica napus cultivar Da-Ae chromosome C6, Da-Ae, whole genome shotgun sequence DNA encodes these proteins:
- the LOC106449855 gene encoding ran guanine nucleotide release factor isoform X1, with amino-acid sequence MSSSELCLERPLFGGAITSAFPQRFQDASNIRQVPDHQEVFVDPSRDESLIFELLDFKSDVGDNGSASWFLQDLAREQDAEAFKLIDQSQVIEAPGLSFRNIPAVVTSAVGEMAISKGRQGRDAQNLVRVYVANLRLKGVETDVLVTAYEPILINPLSESANAVGSGLAVPASQSGISPMCDVIKHAVSTFRVNDWSLFGSSA; translated from the exons ATGTCTAGTAGTGAGTTGTGTCTGGAGAGGCCTTTGTTTGGCGGCGCTATTACCAGCGCCTTCCCTCAAAGATTCCAG GATGCGAGTAATATCCGACAAGTTCCAGATCATCAG GAAGTGTTTGTGGATCCTTCAAGAGATGAGAGTTTGATATTCGAGCTTTTAGATTTCAAGAGCGACGTCGGGGACAACGGCAGTGCTTCTTGGTTTCTTCAGGATCTTGCTCGTGAGCAAGACGCCGAAGCATTCAAG TTGATTGACCAATCACAAGTCATTGAAGCTCCTGGACTCTCCTTCAGAAACATCCCTGCCGTTGTCACATCTGCTGTTGGAGAGATG GCTATATCCAAAGGAAGACAGGGAAGAGATGCACAAAACTTAGTTAGG GTATATGTGGCGAATCTTCGTCTCAAGGGAGTTGAAACAGATGTCTTAGTGACTGCGTATGAACCTATTCTCATCAA CCCACTGAGCGAAAGCGCGAATGCTGTGGGATCTGGTTTAGCTGTGCCAGCTTCACAATCTGGAATTTCGCCAATGTGTGATGTCATTAAACATGCAGTCTCTACGTTCAGAGTCAATGACTGGAGTCTATTCGGTTCCTCTGCTTGA
- the LOC106449855 gene encoding ran guanine nucleotide release factor isoform X2: MSSSELCLERPLFGGAITSAFPQRFQDASNIRQVPDHQEVFVDPSRDESLIFELLDFKSDVGDNGSASWFLQDLAREQDAEAFKLIDQSQVIEAPGLSFRNIPAVVTSAVGEMAISKGRQGRDAQNLVRVYVANLRLKGVETDVLVTAPLSESANAVGSGLAVPASQSGISPMCDVIKHAVSTFRVNDWSLFGSSA, translated from the exons ATGTCTAGTAGTGAGTTGTGTCTGGAGAGGCCTTTGTTTGGCGGCGCTATTACCAGCGCCTTCCCTCAAAGATTCCAG GATGCGAGTAATATCCGACAAGTTCCAGATCATCAG GAAGTGTTTGTGGATCCTTCAAGAGATGAGAGTTTGATATTCGAGCTTTTAGATTTCAAGAGCGACGTCGGGGACAACGGCAGTGCTTCTTGGTTTCTTCAGGATCTTGCTCGTGAGCAAGACGCCGAAGCATTCAAG TTGATTGACCAATCACAAGTCATTGAAGCTCCTGGACTCTCCTTCAGAAACATCCCTGCCGTTGTCACATCTGCTGTTGGAGAGATG GCTATATCCAAAGGAAGACAGGGAAGAGATGCACAAAACTTAGTTAGG GTATATGTGGCGAATCTTCGTCTCAAGGGAGTTGAAACAGATGTCTTAGTGACTGC CCCACTGAGCGAAAGCGCGAATGCTGTGGGATCTGGTTTAGCTGTGCCAGCTTCACAATCTGGAATTTCGCCAATGTGTGATGTCATTAAACATGCAGTCTCTACGTTCAGAGTCAATGACTGGAGTCTATTCGGTTCCTCTGCTTGA
- the BNAC06G25230D gene encoding uncharacterized protein BNAC06G25230D → MASSSSYLRLPHRISVLLHLIVFFLLSSLVTSDTEALKGVGPGNSALSVNLTSCERIQVSGYPRTELGKYAHSFKVKLAPLVTLSERLHSKIQICVHRNASLGMCRCEKSDWKNLQKGQWSFVMSPYDTQYIDLKYTGQSSASVTISITEDFQQWRILCLVVGLVVIFAAPFVSSWLPFYYTSSMAVGVLLVVLIIIFQVMRLLPTGRKNVMYLAFYGSVVGAGSFILHQFSMMVDMILVNFGLSEDMYSPVAILVLVGIAITGAAFGFWTVRKFVVSKDGGVDASVAQFVKWAMRSVAATFIFQSTMDTPLAMGAFLSASLLGYLLSRTIHSRKSVASQRQWLVPAGKGRPMQGRAEFLSRPGGGGLWNSARTVPSSTGSPSNGLRNVMARSSFNRRTPIERKDYYSTYHRTPNRKKLTKEEYEEVTRETTREAMAGLAASPGFSDWLIEHADRIKLLPDESYDDEMGSESDSTGEQSWTGFIW, encoded by the exons atggcttcttcttcttcgtatcttCGTCTTCCTCATCGAATCTCTGTTCTCCTTCATCTTATTGTATTCTTTCTCTTATCCTCCCTAGTCACATCGGACACGGAGGCGCTCAAAG GTGTTGGTCCAGGCAACTCAGCTCTGAGTGTCAACCTTACTTCGTGCGAGCGCATCCAAGTCTCTGGCTACCCAAGAACCGAATTAGGAAAGTATGCACATTCTTTTAAGGTCAAGTTGGCTCCTTTGGTTACTCTCTCGGAGAGGCTACACAGCAAAATTCAGATTTGTGTTCACCG GAATGCTTCACTTGGAATGTGCCGGTGTGAGAAATCTGATTGGAAAAATCTTCAGAAGGGCCAGTGGAGCTTCGTCATGTCCCCATATGATACACAATACATTGATTTGAAGTACACTGGTCAATCTTCTGCTTCAGTCACCATCTCCATTACAGaag ATTTTCAGCAATGGCGTATTCTCTGTCTTGTGGTCGGACTGGTCGTGATCTTCGCAGCACCGTTTGTCAGCAGCTGGCTTCCATTTTACTACACCAGCTCTATGGCTGTTGGTGTCTTACTCGTCGTTCTTATCATTATTTTCCAG GTTATGAGACTATTGCCTACTGGGAGGAAAAATGTGATGTATCTTGCATTCTACGGATCTGTG GTAGGAGCTGGATCATTCATTCTACATCAGTTCTCAATGATGGTCGACATGATTCTTGTCAATTTCGGGCTGAGTGAAGACATGTATAGTCCA GTTGCAATACTCGTGCTTGTGGGAATAGCCATCACAGGAGCTGCTTTCGGATTCTGGACGGTGAGAAAGTTCGTTGTCTCCAAAGATGGAGGTGTGGATGCTAGTGTTGCCCAGTTCGTTAAATGGGCCATGCGTTCTGTAGCCGCCACGTTTATCTTCCAG AGCACAATGGATACCCCTTTGGCGATGGGAGCTTTCCTCTCAGCTAGCTTACTTGGTTATCTTCTCAGCAGAACCATTCACAGTAG GAAAAGCGTTGCATCTCAAAGGCAGTGGCTGGTCCCTGCTGGTAAGGGACGTCCAATGCAAGGACGAGCTGAGTTCCTTAGCCGTCCTGGAGGAGGTGGACTGTGGAACAGTGCTAGGACTGTACCTTCATCTACCGGCTCTCCTTCTAACG GTTTGAGGAATGTGATGGCACGGTCTTCATTTAACCGGAGAACACCGATCGAAAGGAAGGATTACTATTCTACATACCACAGGACGCCGAACCGGAAGAAGTTGACAAAGGAAGAGTATGAAGAGGTGACACGAGAGACGACGAGGGAAGCAATGGCGGGACTCGCTGCTTCTCCAGGATTCAGTGATTGGTTGATTGAGCATGCTGACAGAATCAAGTTGCTTCCTGACGAAAGTTATGATGACGAGATGGGTAGCGAATCAGACTCAACCGGTGAACAGTCCTGGACTGGTTTTATCTGGTAG
- the LOC125588512 gene encoding uncharacterized protein LOC125588512, with product MVCEDFGTDLNLVNIELSYLPSDLVIGRDSPPVFITNDRQLQNFLTYVRTKASTRLCVCIRSKVGFNLNEEPAELPNREEVGMSGEVSDDIDGEAELEEEDAKIYESDDENKCEKDMINEKYVRFSLVDVVKKGQHFISKAALQATMEICAMKHNFDYKVVKTDRRVWYVRCADDDCRWRVRAEGLTGFSYFIIKKYVPDHSCSPSSRNHSVRTASSKTVGSLIKHKYETVKEGPKPNDIIQFMRNDHGVEISYSLAWEAREYAVNVVRGIPEKGYEKVPKYLHMMKEANPGSHTFYETDSNERFRFLFISYGQSIRGF from the coding sequence ATGGTTTGTGAGGACTTTGGAACCGATCTAAACTTGGTCAATATCGAGCTGAGTTACTTACCTTCCGATTTGGTGATTGGCCGCGACTCACCACCTGTTTTCATCACCAACGATCGACAACTGCAAAATTTTCTTACATATGTGAGGACCAAAGCTTCAACAAGGTTATGTGTGTGTATTCGATCTAAGGTCGGGTTTAACTTGAATGAAGAGCCTGCTGAGTTGCCTAACAGAGAGGAAGTGGGTATGTCGGGTGAAGTTTCAGATGATATTGATGGTGAAGCcgagcttgaagaagaagatgcgaAGATATATGAAAGTGATGATGAAAACAAGTGTGAGAAAGATATGATCAACGAAAAGTATGTCCGTTTTTCTCTGGTTGATGTTGTGAAGAAGGGTCAACATTTTATTAGCAAAGCAGCTCTGCAGgcaacaatggaaatatgcgcAATGAAACATAATTTCGACTACAAGGTTGTCAAAACGGATAGAAGAGTTTGGTACGTTCGTTGCGCGGATGATGATTGCCGCTGGCGTGTTCGCGCAGAGGGATTAACaggtttttcatattttatcatcaaaaagTATGTACCTGATCATTCATGTTCTCCATCATCAAGGAACCACTCTGTTCGGACCGCTTCATCAAAAACAGTTGGTAGTCTCATTAAGCATAAGTACGAAACTGTCAAGGAAGGGCCGAAACCTAATGATATCATCCAGTTTATGCGTAATGATCATGGAGTTGAGATATCCTACTCTTTAGCTTGGGAGGCACGTGAGTATGCAGTAAATGTTGTGAGAGGCATTCCAGAGAAGGGTTATGAAAAAGTTCCCAAATACTTGCACATGATGAAGGAAGCTAATCCAGGATCACACACATTTTACGAAACTGATAGCAATGAGAGATTCAGATTCCTCTTCATCTCATATGGCCAGTCTATTCGCGGTTTTTAA
- the LOC125588513 gene encoding uncharacterized protein LOC125588513 gives MMSRWFLKRRTLSSKHKQPLTVAVEKKIDRKIEKGKKFQVFPVSDDRFLVRGDTFECMVDLVRRTCSCGKFDLMKIPCRHAIKAAFSVGIQAHTLTDDMYTTASWRSIYEESINPISVREDAWIVPSHVQQAKVLPPETRRAAGRKKKRRYERVEDKIRSSQGTQTSKRRKCSRFGIEGHNRSTCDKAI, from the coding sequence ATGATGTCTCGATGGTTTTTAAAACGTAGAACTTTAAGTTCTAAGCATAAACAACCACTGACCGTTGCTGTAGAGAAGAAGATTGATCGAAAGATTGAGAAGGGTAAGAAGTTTCAGGTTTTCCCAGTTAGCGATGACAGATTTTTGGTTCGAGGTGACACTTTTGAATGTATGGTCGACTTGGTCAGACGCACATGTTCATGTGGGAAATTTGATCTGATGAAAATCCCATGCAGACACGCCATAAAAGCAGCTTTCAGCGTAGGCATACAAGCACACACACTCACTGACGACATGTACACCACTGCTTCATGGAGATCGATTTATGAGGAAAGCATAAATCCTATTAGTGTCCGGGAAGATGCATGGATTGTCCCATCTCACGTTCAGCAAGCGAAAGTCCTTCCTCCAGAAACTAGAAGAGCTGCAGGTCGGAAAAAGAAACGTAGGTACGAGAGAGTTGAAGACAAGATTCGCTCGTCACAAGGAACTCAAACCTCTAAACGTCGTAAATGCAGTCGATTTGGTATTGAAGGTCATAACCGGTCGACTTGTGATAAAGCAATATAG